A genomic region of Ketobacter sp. MCCC 1A13808 contains the following coding sequences:
- the ung gene encoding uracil-DNA glycosylase, producing the protein MSKSSDTIKLEPSWRAHLLPEFEQPYMKALKVFLQQQKQAGKIIYPPGSEYFNAFNLTPFEQVKVVILGQDPYHGPNQAHGLCFSVRKGVPFPPSLRNIFKEIQDDLGLPIPSHGCLNHWAEQGVLLLNSVLTVEQSKAAAHQGQGWEQFTDAVIRELNEKREGIVFMLWGSYAQKKGQFINVKKHCVLKSPHPSPLSSHRGFFGCKHFSQANAYLKSRKLAPVDWSVPD; encoded by the coding sequence ATGTCCAAGTCTTCAGATACGATAAAACTTGAGCCGAGCTGGAGAGCCCATCTTCTGCCGGAATTTGAGCAGCCTTATATGAAGGCGTTGAAAGTTTTTTTGCAGCAACAAAAGCAAGCCGGAAAAATCATATACCCGCCGGGAAGCGAGTATTTTAATGCGTTTAACCTGACTCCGTTCGAGCAGGTCAAAGTGGTTATTCTGGGGCAGGATCCCTATCACGGGCCGAATCAGGCGCACGGGTTGTGCTTTTCTGTTCGCAAAGGGGTGCCGTTTCCTCCCTCTCTACGCAATATATTCAAAGAAATACAGGACGATTTGGGCTTGCCTATTCCGTCCCATGGCTGTTTAAACCATTGGGCGGAGCAGGGGGTGCTACTTTTGAACAGCGTGCTGACAGTTGAACAGTCCAAAGCGGCAGCTCATCAGGGGCAAGGCTGGGAGCAATTTACGGATGCGGTGATCCGTGAGTTGAATGAAAAGCGTGAGGGTATTGTGTTTATGCTCTGGGGTAGCTATGCCCAAAAAAAAGGTCAGTTCATTAATGTAAAAAAACATTGTGTTCTTAAATCCCCGCACCCCTCACCACTGTCATCGCACCGGGGCTTTTTTGGTTGCAAACACTTTTCGCAGGCCAACGCCTATCTGAAATCGAGAAAGCTGGCGCCGGTGGACTGGTCCGTCCCCGATTGA
- a CDS encoding TetR/AcrR family transcriptional regulator, which yields MSEDTTLNYRGRKASRARSEQRRRAILEASLRIVVADGVRGIRHRAVAKEANVPLSATTYYFKDISDLIADTFILFAENAMNDVLDPIYKNVGEFIGEHKAYVGSSTETNNRVVEALAMMIVAFLKHELTEKRDHMIAEQAFKHECLRDSRLREVAKAYFEYLMSEMTELCRVIGVADPDIAGELLIGTLDRLEHEALMVPVEEFDEQRANKIMQRQLRAFL from the coding sequence ATGTCAGAAGATACCACCTTAAATTATCGTGGACGTAAAGCCTCCCGTGCCCGTAGTGAACAACGTCGACGCGCTATCCTTGAAGCCTCTCTACGAATTGTCGTTGCCGATGGTGTGAGAGGGATTCGGCACAGAGCCGTTGCCAAGGAAGCCAATGTTCCTCTTTCTGCAACCACATATTACTTTAAAGACATATCCGATCTGATTGCTGATACGTTTATTTTATTCGCTGAAAACGCAATGAACGACGTACTGGACCCGATTTACAAGAATGTGGGTGAATTTATCGGCGAGCATAAGGCCTACGTCGGTAGTAGCACCGAAACAAACAATCGAGTGGTCGAGGCGTTGGCCATGATGATTGTAGCCTTCCTCAAGCACGAGCTAACAGAAAAACGCGATCATATGATTGCAGAGCAAGCATTCAAGCATGAGTGCCTGCGTGATAGTCGGTTGCGTGAAGTGGCAAAAGCGTATTTTGAATATCTGATGAGCGAAATGACGGAGCTGTGCCGAGTCATCGGCGTCGCGGATCCCGACATTGCCGGAGAGTTATTAATAGGTACTTTAGACCGGCTCGAACATGAAGCACTGATGGTTCCGGTGGAGGAATTTGATGAACAACGCGCCAATAAAATAATGCAGCGTCAACTACGTGCCTTTTTATAG